The genome window CCTCAACAGCACTTTCCAGGTCattcagaaataatgaaaatagaaaaggACCCAATGGGAAACTTTTTTGAGGCCAGTAGTTGTTTCAAATGTTTCTGTTAAACCCTTGAAATTCCAAGCTGTCACTTGCatacctttttacatttttttaaaaacagctacCATTTTTGAAGACAACATATTCtaagagtttataaaaaatagcatGCTAGTCAATTCTATCAAAAGCAGAATGCAGGTCTACACAAAAACGCACACAGGTTATGCTttctatttatcataaatttattaatactaactaAATTATGTGCGTTATCTCTTGTGCTGAAACATAATTGCAATTAAAGCaacataatgttaaaaacaacgtaattcaaataaattatttgactaCAAATAAcatctgtattaattattttaaatcaagcaTCATCTGCaacaccaataataaaaaaatgaataattgtgaaaagatcttctggaagcattttttttttatttaaaaatagtatctttattttaaatgttttccaaATTACATTCCATCTTACTGATCAGTGAGGTAATGTATTACCttgttaaaaatttggaattggttgttattttttgttttttttacaagcaagtcactggacattttttttaatatattctaatttatatgttttaggTTTCCTTGTTACACATAGTTGTAGTGAAATTATTGTTGGGTGCTGTATTACTTATTGTTGGATTAGTACAGTTGAATCCAAAAGCTGATGCAACACAGCACAGGtaggttttacttttatttagatatcatataaaacattaaaatgatgaattatgcaatttttttctgattttgtatttaataatctatttacatttgatttatttatttattttttttttttttttttattaataccatttCACTATTTTGCTAGCCTAGTAGAGTCTTATAGTACATATGTTTAttacatgagttttttttttaaacgtactgAGGATGAATTACTCTTTTATTCAGCAGATTATTTATGACCAGAAGCTCATCACTTTCCTTGGATATGATTCTTAAAACTCAAATCATGGAATCATTTTATTACCAACAGgcttttacttattttgtttctaGTTTCTGGAGCTTAACAATCTTGATTCATATTACATTAAGTGACTTGAACttggttataattaaaaaattatatgtattaatatattgcttgcatataatataataaaacaataaattgcaTATGCAGTGTGGACGAAACCTATTCACTACTCTCATCAGTATAATCACTATGCCACGTAAGAGATTTAGCATTAGCAATAACAATGGCACCATTTCATTATCATCGGCACCAATAATAATAGAACTATGCTCTgaaaactgaagaattttctcccagacctcaagatgacgCTCATCAGGGTCCTAATACTggaaataagaatttaaatcaTATAGAAGTTCTGAATATTAACCCTAACAACAACATGGTGATTGTTAGAGAGCTGCCTCAATAAGACGCAACTTATTTCTCTTCTGCACAAAACAACGGACATGCTGCAGAACCACAATAAAATTGCTTCCATCCCACAAAACCCAGCTGGTCATCAGATGTAATATATGGTTGCTACAACAAAACAACATTTAGCTTACGATCTAAGGTACTTCACCTCAATTTGAACGATATAAGCACTCTGTGCATTCAACCAAACAAACTAACCATCaagagaaataaattacattttgacaTCTCTCAAATATAATCCACACTCTTTGCTATCGACAGAGAACTTATGATCTTTCCTCAACCTTTTACAATTTGTACACAATAGCAGTCCTACAGTCCTTGCACTTATGTCCCTCCTCACAGCAGTGGGCACAGATAACGGGCAATTTACAGAACTTAGCCATTTGGCCATACTGACAACAACTAAAACACTGCTGAACATCAACATACACCTTAATTCTGCAAGAAGTAGAATTGATGAACATCCTCCCGCAGTGAGGAAGGTCTTCAACAATGAAGGACCCACCTCAAACACCTCGTGGTAGTGCTCTGCATCCTGCctacctattttaaataaaaaccgacACACGGGCTTAAATGCAGCATCGTTCAACTGGATGTTCTGCTCTTTAATGAGAGACATCACCTTATCCTCAGCTAGACACCGATCAATATTGTAAACTATCATTGTTAGATCCCTCTTTCTTTTTGGATTGGCTCTCATGTCACTTTTCTCATCCTTTAACGAGTCCAATATAATTTTGACTGTCTCCTTGTTATTAGCCACCACAACAACCCCTTCTTAGTTTCTCTTATGCTTCGAATTCTCAGGTTCAACCTCTTTCATTGAAGAACGACTTGAAATTTGTACTTTATCTCTTTACTAGTTTTGGTATGTCCCTCTTTCATATTAACAAACCGGACCTCTGTTGTTTTCAAGACAAACTGGCCACTCGCTTGTCTTTGATAACATCTGCATACtatttaattattgcatttaaaCCGCTTGAGTACCATTTTTTCATAGCAAGATCCAGTTTCTTCCGTTACCATTATATGatgaataacaatatttataacaatgataaaataaaatttaagaataaagaaGAATGTTTAAACTTAAGCTGGACAGTGGTGAGTTGTTTTAATGGTGAGCAGTGCATTCTTCTGGTAAATTTAAGAAGTGAAATGCAGAACCATCAAAACTAAAGCAATACTTACTAGAAAATGTTTAAAGCACTTTATACATTTTATGCCATTCATACATTACTATGTCTTCtaataaatttacgtttaattttttttcagatttcttctTTTGGGTAGTGGCGCATTCCTAACATTATTTGGTATAATATTGGGCATGGTACGATGTTGTGTACTACCTTGGGCCATTAGAAAACGGCATCATCGACATCATAAAGAAGGAGAACTTGAAAATGGTAAACCTAGATCCAGTCTGGACACAGTCGCATTAAATCAACAAGATGGTCACAATAAAAGTTCATCTACTGTTTCTACAACAGCTTGTACTGCCAAATCAAATACTACACCACGTTCTAGTGTAACATCAACACTTCCTCAACGACCATCAAATGCTACGGTTTTATCGCCTACAGAACATGAAGCACTCATTAACAATGCTAACAATACAGAAATACATGCAGTAgagacttaataataaaaataattaatgacagtcgtagatatatacatatatgcgtatacatatattacacatatatgcATATACTAATAAATGCGCTGCATgcacataaaacaaacaaatgaagcagcatgttatataaatttatatatgtatgcttgttaaaaaaaagataaaattataatgaaagatcAAAGCTTATTTAATTAGTGAATTTTAAGTGGCTGATATAATATTAgaaacttaagttttatttaaatattataaattacagtgTGAATATTATTATGCAGTTATATTGTAATGATTATCAGCATTGTTTTGTTAGATACTTGCtttgtttaaataatctatttttgttatgttttttatttttacttccatgttctaagaaagtaaatttatcgtaatataaaaatgttgggGTTTTGTAAGATGATATGTAGAGCATATGGCTGTTAAAATATCAACCAATGTTTTTAGCTTGATGTTCATTTTTCTGAATTTGATTCTTGATATATGTTTTATATCCTGTTACACTGATCAAGTAATGGAACTTGATTACTCtttgatgtaattaataattcattatgttttggaaattttttttgaaaatacatctacaatttatatatttataacatccTTTAATAGCTTTGCAACAGaagtaatgcaaaaaaaataaataaaaaaggtattttatagGTTAGGTAAGATTACaaagataatttcttataaaaattttcaataaaatcttggTATACAAACTATATATtgaattgtaaacaaattatgagctatttttactttccataggtaaaattacacatgaaaagaaattattatttgaaccttatatatttcatttaaatacacaaattttaaattaagattatttacatATCCAAGGACATACTGAGCAActtctaccaaaaaaaaagaaaagtttttccatttttatagaaatataaaataatatttttaatgtattggaAATTATCCTTTATAAGCCAAGAAAATATGATGTTTAGTGTCTCATTTATTGGAGAAAAAgttttagtatattaatttactgatttatatTATGTATCCCAATCTTTcttataactgtgttgtatttAAAAACCACCTAAGTGTAATGGATCTGAGTTCAATACACAGCTGTACTTGTAGTATATGTAGGTTGAAGGTTTTACTTATAGGACTAAATTGCTACAAGTCACTACATAGCTATACCTTTGACTCAATGAAGAAGGCTTCAGGAAGCTATTTCACTCCTCACTTTTCTTAATAAGCCTATGCTTGTTATTATCAAAAATGGCTTTGATATTTTCAGGAGTGATTAGTGACTCATGTCAGATTGCTTACaacaattacattttacaaatttaaggaatagtaaaataatattattaactaaataccAATGATGCACTTTACACTAATCATGATTAAACAAAGTAATAGTAATCCtctaattaacttttaattataaaaaaaagaaaaaactactttacataatttaaatgtatataacaaaaaaaaatgcaggtACATTTACCTACATTTAAAAAGGCAAGCTTGGCATGTTGATATGTAACAATGAtccagtgaataaaataaaagaaaaccactTTATTTCTCTTAtgagataatttttattcttggtAATGCCTATGCTATTCTTGAGTCTTGTGCCTTTGTTATCATGTACAACCATTAGATTATGGCacctaattatatacataaaagtacAGTGGAATCTGTGCTGTGCtagtttgaaaaatagatttttgtaagcTATTTATTCTGGCATTTTACATTAATAGAGTATGAAAAAAGCAAACTCATTTTTCTCTTGAATT of Lycorma delicatula isolate Av1 chromosome 9, ASM4794821v1, whole genome shotgun sequence contains these proteins:
- the LOC142330201 gene encoding uncharacterized protein LOC142330201, which encodes MLQRRPGAILQLLLAGGSYKDRKFKTGELDMIGAMPAVAVRHERRRQEKRTKRPSLLYLQSPPSRSPTPSPLQSPPSVTCSQPPPEVYVCGKVSLLHIVVVKLLLGAVLLIVGLVQLNPKADATQHRFLLLGSGAFLTLFGIILGMVRCCVLPWAIRKRHHRHHKEGELENGKPRSSLDTVALNQQDGHNKSSSTVSTTACTAKSNTTPRSSVTSTLPQRPSNATVLSPTEHEALINNANNTEIHAVET